In Acinetobacter sp. TGL-Y2, a genomic segment contains:
- a CDS encoding GNAT family N-acetyltransferase, with protein sequence MFEIKHRDNGAKGEFYIGEEGQHLAEMTYSWAGTDKFIIDHTQVSDELRGQNVGRKLVDRAVELAREKNVKILPLCPFAKSVFDKDESIHDVLFV encoded by the coding sequence ATGTTTGAAATTAAACATAGAGATAATGGTGCTAAAGGCGAATTTTATATTGGTGAAGAGGGTCAGCATTTGGCTGAAATGACATATTCTTGGGCCGGAACAGACAAATTTATTATTGATCATACCCAAGTGAGTGATGAGCTTCGTGGTCAAAATGTAGGTCGTAAATTGGTAGATCGTGCAGTCGAATTGGCACGCGAAAAAAATGTTAAAATTTTACCCCTCTGTCCTTTCGCTAAGTCTGTATTTGATAAAGACGAATCTATTCATGATGTATTATTCGTTTAA
- a CDS encoding sugar transporter produces the protein MTLSTTEPLQDPTRQWISVISLAFAAFIFNTTEFIPVALLSDIGASFGMPSTDVGIMITLYAWVVAPISLPIMLLTKNIERRSLLLVLFAVFIVSHLLSYMAWNFNVLMASRIGIAFSHALFWAITASLALRVAPKGKQFQALGLLATGTALAMVLGIPLGRMIGEIYGWRNTFGLIGLCAAMICLVLALSLPKLPSLNSGSLSSLKVFIRRPSLMIVFALTMIMITAQFTAYSYIEPFTLNIAQFSSSQTTTLLLVFGGAGLIGSYLFGKLGAKFPKLFIPLSCITLAIAMLMLLPFSGSVFNLTTLSLLWGMSIIVLSLALQAKTLNLASDATDVAMAIYSGLYNVGIGAGALLGGYVSINYGLSYIGIFGGVLAVLGTFLALILIQRTDFIKTT, from the coding sequence ATGACCCTATCTACAACTGAACCTCTACAAGATCCCACACGTCAGTGGATTAGTGTCATTAGTTTAGCCTTCGCGGCATTTATTTTTAATACCACTGAATTTATTCCTGTCGCACTGCTCAGTGACATTGGGGCAAGTTTTGGCATGCCTTCAACCGATGTCGGGATCATGATTACACTATACGCATGGGTGGTCGCACCGATTTCACTGCCGATTATGCTGCTGACTAAAAATATTGAAAGACGTTCTCTATTGTTGGTTCTATTCGCGGTATTTATTGTGAGTCATCTATTATCCTATATGGCATGGAATTTTAATGTGCTCATGGCAAGTCGGATTGGGATCGCGTTTTCACATGCGTTATTCTGGGCCATTACCGCATCTTTGGCCCTTCGGGTTGCACCTAAAGGTAAACAATTTCAAGCCTTGGGACTGTTAGCGACAGGAACAGCCCTTGCCATGGTGCTGGGTATTCCTTTAGGTCGAATGATTGGTGAGATTTATGGCTGGCGTAATACTTTTGGCTTAATTGGACTCTGTGCTGCGATGATTTGTCTGGTTTTAGCGTTGAGCCTGCCTAAACTTCCAAGTCTAAACTCAGGTTCACTCAGCAGTTTAAAAGTATTTATTAGACGTCCGAGTCTAATGATTGTATTTGCACTAACCATGATCATGATTACCGCGCAATTTACCGCGTATAGTTATATTGAGCCTTTCACCTTGAATATTGCACAGTTTAGCTCATCTCAAACCACAACCTTGTTATTGGTCTTTGGTGGTGCGGGACTCATTGGTTCATATCTGTTTGGCAAGTTAGGTGCGAAATTCCCTAAACTTTTTATTCCATTGAGTTGCATAACTTTGGCAATCGCTATGTTAATGCTACTGCCATTTTCAGGTTCTGTTTTTAACTTGACTACGTTGAGCCTATTATGGGGAATGAGCATTATTGTGTTGAGTCTGGCGCTTCAAGCCAAGACTTTAAATCTGGCTTCAGATGCAACTGATGTGGCCATGGCGATTTACTCTGGGCTTTATAATGTCGGTATTGGCGCGGGTGCGCTACTCGGTGGTTATGTCAGTATTAACTATGGTTTAA